CGTAGTTCCGAAGCTCCGCGGCCTCCCCAGGATTCGCACCCAGAGCCATATAGAGAGAAGCGAAGCTCTCCTCCAACAAAACGTCTTGCGCGTGTCGACTCATCGTGCTACTTTACCAGATCGACATACGCTTTGAAATGAATGTTTTCAACGACTTGCGCGAGTTTGTGAACGCCGTTGCGCAGCGTCCGGAGGGCGGCATGGCACGGCTTTCCAGAGTCGCCGCAGGCGCGGCGGCGATGGCCCTTGCCTTGATCTTGGCCGCTTCCCCTGTCTTCGCAGCTCCCCCAGCTCCCGGCCTGACCCTGCTCGAAGCCCTCCGCCTCACGTTGGAGAACGATCCGGCCATCGCTCGGACGCTGGTGCAGTCGGATCTGGCCGAGGGCAGCCGGCTCCAGGCAGCCGCTACCTTCGATCCCCTGGTGACCTCCGGCGCCACCCGGCTGGATACCGAAACACCCACCGGCGAGGACTCCTCGACCGAGGAGGAAACGTACCTGCTATCGGCCGGCGTCGATCAACTTCTCCACAGCGGCCTGCAGCTCACCCCGACGGTCTCACTGCAGCAGGACCGGGAGGACGGCGGCAGCAATGTCGGCACCCTGGCGATCGATTTCCGGCAGCCGTTGCTGCGCGGCCGAGGATCCGCCACCGTCACCGCGAACCTGCGAGCCGCCGAGATCGAGACCGAAGCGGTGGCGGCGGACGTCCGGCAGACCCTCTCTCTCCGCCTCCTGCGGGTCGCCCAGCAGTACTGGCAGGTGGTGGCGGCGAGGCGCAATCTGACGGTGTTCTCCGAGAGCGAGCGGACCTCCCGCGAACTGCTCGAAACATCCGAGCGCCTGGTGGAGGCGGATCTGCGGCCGGCGGCGGACTTGATTCTCCTCGAGGCGGATCTCACCGCCAAGGAGACGAGCCGCATCGCCGGCCAGCAGGCGCTGTTTGCCGCGCGCCAGAACCTCGGCCGGGAGATCGGACTGTCGGCGGAGGCCATCGCCCGGCTGCCGATGCCTTCGGATCCCCTGCCGGTGGTCGCTCCGGAAGACCTGCGCGGATCCGGCGACGGCCTGGCTTTCGTCGCCCTCGCCCTGC
The sequence above is a segment of the Acidobacteriota bacterium genome. Coding sequences within it:
- a CDS encoding TolC family protein, which translates into the protein MARLSRVAAGAAAMALALILAASPVFAAPPAPGLTLLEALRLTLENDPAIARTLVQSDLAEGSRLQAAATFDPLVTSGATRLDTETPTGEDSSTEEETYLLSAGVDQLLHSGLQLTPTVSLQQDREDGGSNVGTLAIDFRQPLLRGRGSATVTANLRAAEIETEAVAADVRQTLSLRLLRVAQQYWQVVAARRNLTVFSESERTSRELLETSERLVEADLRPAADLILLEADLTAKETSRIAGQQALFAARQNLGREIGLSAEAIARLPMPSDPLPVVAPEDLRGSGDGLAFVALALRWRDDLRAARLREEAGRILARAAENGLKPRLDLLVTPSYTGFVAGDSVGDLFSSPLENVPGVSTSVGLSLGLPLRNRRAEGLLLQAEALLTSARLDVEALEKQLGADVPSALDGLRRNAEQLERAQRSVELFARVVSNEAKKLGVGASTLIDVISQQDRQTAAQRQLVSAQLSLALALLDLRFRTGTLVRRIGDGGELRLSDFVTLPEPSPMVPVRPDSGPSPSAGELP